The proteins below are encoded in one region of Streptomyces ficellus:
- a CDS encoding UDP-N-acetylglucosamine--N-acetylmuramyl-(pentapeptide) pyrophosphoryl-undecaprenol N-acetylglucosamine transferase, producing the protein MRTPLSVVIGAGGTGGHIYPGLAIADALRRAAPDAVISFVGTTRGLEGELIPAAGYRLHTVDMIPFDPALGAKRYLLPAALLRSGAQVRSILRGQGAQVAVGMGGYPSAPVILGARMAGLPSLIHESNAVPGRANQFAARLTPHIAVAFDTGHLHGAVTTGMPIAASLAALDRDALRPAARRAFDVPEGRRLVLFNGGSLGARRLTEAALGLADRWRHRPDVHLLIKTGPAALDDTRRALAGNPVARAVPYLDRMDLAYAAADLVVCRAGSATVAELATTGVPAVLVPYPHAPGDHQTHNARVLTDAGAGLLLPDVETTADRLAALVEPLLADPARLASMSGAAAPGPHAYAADLLAERVLDLATRTTPHTKEYAA; encoded by the coding sequence ATGCGCACACCACTCTCGGTCGTGATCGGTGCCGGCGGCACCGGCGGCCACATCTACCCCGGCCTCGCCATCGCCGACGCCCTGCGCCGGGCCGCCCCCGACGCGGTGATCTCCTTCGTCGGCACGACCCGGGGCCTGGAGGGCGAGCTGATACCGGCCGCCGGCTACCGGCTCCACACCGTCGACATGATCCCCTTCGACCCGGCGCTGGGCGCCAAGCGCTACCTGCTGCCCGCGGCCCTGCTGCGCTCGGGCGCGCAGGTGCGGTCCATCCTGCGCGGCCAGGGCGCCCAGGTGGCCGTCGGCATGGGCGGCTACCCGAGCGCGCCCGTCATCCTGGGCGCCCGGATGGCCGGGCTGCCGAGCCTGATCCACGAATCCAACGCCGTACCGGGCCGCGCCAACCAGTTCGCCGCCCGCCTCACCCCGCACATCGCGGTCGCCTTCGACACCGGCCACCTCCACGGGGCCGTCACCACCGGGATGCCCATCGCCGCCTCGCTGGCCGCCCTCGACCGGGACGCGCTGCGCCCGGCCGCCCGCCGCGCCTTCGACGTCCCCGAGGGGCGGCGCCTGGTGCTGTTCAACGGCGGCAGCCTCGGCGCCCGCCGCCTCACCGAGGCCGCGCTCGGCCTCGCCGACCGGTGGCGCCACCGCCCCGACGTCCACCTGCTGATCAAGACCGGTCCGGCCGCGCTGGACGACACCCGGCGCGCCCTCGCCGGCAACCCCGTCGCCCGCGCGGTGCCGTACCTGGACCGGATGGACCTCGCGTACGCCGCCGCCGACCTGGTGGTGTGCCGGGCCGGGTCCGCCACCGTCGCGGAACTCGCCACCACCGGCGTGCCGGCCGTCCTCGTGCCCTACCCGCACGCGCCGGGCGACCACCAGACGCACAACGCCCGCGTCCTCACCGACGCCGGCGCCGGCCTGCTCCTGCCCGACGTGGAGACCACCGCCGACCGCCTCGCCGCGCTCGTCGAGCCGCTGCTCGCCGACCCGGCCCGGCTGGCCTCGATGAGCGGCGCCGCCGCTCCGGGCCCGCACGCATACGCCGCCGACCTGCTCGCCGAGCGGGTCCTCGACCTCGCCACCCGCACCACGCCCCACACCAAGGAGTACG
- a CDS encoding response regulator transcription factor, whose product MSAAKALVVDDDPEVRAAVEDGLTVEGYEVRGAADGLAALSEVAAWQPDVIVLDVMMPVLDGLAVCRRLRALGDRTPVIVLTALDSVSERVDGLDAGADDYLVKPFALDELSARVRALLRRTAPEPSGPGAGLSFGDLVVDPATRTGTRAGRQLEFSRTEFALLDLLLRHPRQVLPREVILERVWGQDFGPDSNSLAVYVGYLRRKLEAGGEPRLVHTVHGVGYRLDES is encoded by the coding sequence ATGAGTGCAGCGAAGGCCCTGGTGGTCGACGACGATCCGGAGGTGCGGGCGGCCGTCGAGGACGGCCTGACGGTGGAGGGGTACGAGGTCCGGGGCGCGGCGGACGGTCTGGCGGCCCTCTCGGAGGTGGCCGCCTGGCAGCCGGACGTCATCGTGCTGGACGTGATGATGCCGGTACTGGACGGGCTGGCGGTGTGCCGGCGGCTGCGCGCGCTCGGCGACCGTACGCCCGTGATCGTGCTGACCGCGCTGGACTCGGTGAGCGAGCGGGTCGACGGGCTGGACGCGGGCGCCGACGACTACCTGGTGAAGCCGTTCGCGCTGGACGAGCTGAGCGCACGGGTACGGGCGCTGCTGCGGCGTACGGCCCCGGAGCCGAGCGGCCCCGGAGCCGGGCTGTCGTTCGGGGACCTGGTGGTGGACCCGGCGACCCGGACGGGCACACGGGCGGGGCGCCAGCTGGAGTTCAGCCGCACCGAGTTCGCGCTGCTGGACCTGCTGTTGCGCCATCCGCGCCAGGTACTGCCGCGCGAGGTGATCCTGGAGCGGGTGTGGGGCCAGGACTTCGGCCCGGACTCCAACTCACTCGCGGTGTACGTCGGCTACCTCCGCCGCAAGCTGGAAGCCGGGGGCGAACCCCGCCTGGTCCACACCGTGCACGGCGTCGGCTACCGGCTGGACGAGTCATGA
- a CDS encoding sensor histidine kinase: protein MSARRRLGARWRRRRPLRTRLAVAASAAVAVVAVGVCAAAFFVIRYAMYHQLDLSLTQSATRVTQADRGEPPGVLAGECRFLSAPACAQIVPARAQDDPPGRYVLPVAEPVREVAAGSRAPYYSNITLADGYPARMLTTTFGEGRALQVALRADTVAKGVRQAAGLLAGVGAVGVVLAAALGYGVSRTGLAPVARLTATAERIAATRDPRHRIELPEGPPGREDEVTRLAGTFNTMLDELERSVTAQRRLVADASHELRTPLTALRTNVELLAKGERLSPAQRERASAALGRQLREVTGLVGDLIELARDEEPRPLVEEVRPAALLEHAVGTARRHWPQVAFTLRIDDAGAAVTLPGVPSRLSRLLTNLLDNAAKFSPPGGAPVEVEFAGREVTVRDHGPGIAAEDLPYVFDRFYRAESARALPGSGLGLAMARQIARAHGAELTAERAPGGGALFRLTLPASPRPVTGGGA from the coding sequence GTGAGTGCCCGGCGGCGGTTGGGGGCGCGGTGGCGGAGGCGGCGGCCGTTGCGTACCCGGCTGGCGGTGGCGGCTTCGGCGGCCGTCGCGGTGGTGGCCGTGGGGGTGTGCGCGGCGGCGTTCTTCGTCATCCGGTACGCGATGTACCACCAGCTCGACCTGAGCCTGACCCAGTCGGCGACGCGCGTGACGCAGGCGGACCGGGGCGAGCCGCCCGGGGTGCTGGCGGGCGAGTGCCGGTTCCTGTCGGCGCCGGCGTGCGCGCAGATCGTCCCGGCCCGGGCGCAGGACGACCCGCCGGGGCGGTACGTCCTGCCGGTCGCCGAGCCGGTGCGGGAGGTCGCCGCCGGGAGCCGGGCCCCGTACTACAGCAACATCACGCTCGCGGACGGGTATCCGGCACGGATGCTGACGACGACGTTCGGGGAGGGCAGGGCCCTTCAGGTGGCCCTGCGCGCCGACACGGTCGCCAAGGGCGTCCGGCAGGCGGCCGGGCTGCTCGCGGGGGTGGGAGCGGTGGGGGTGGTGCTGGCGGCGGCCCTGGGCTACGGCGTGTCCCGCACGGGCCTCGCCCCCGTCGCCCGGCTCACCGCGACGGCCGAGCGGATCGCCGCGACGCGCGACCCGCGGCACCGGATCGAGCTGCCGGAGGGGCCGCCCGGCCGGGAGGACGAGGTGACGCGGCTGGCGGGGACGTTCAACACCATGCTGGACGAGCTGGAGCGGTCGGTGACGGCCCAGCGGCGCCTGGTGGCGGACGCCTCGCACGAGCTGCGCACCCCGCTCACCGCCCTGCGGACCAACGTGGAGCTGCTGGCGAAGGGCGAGCGGCTGTCGCCGGCGCAGCGGGAGCGGGCGTCGGCGGCGCTGGGCCGCCAGTTGCGCGAGGTGACCGGCCTGGTGGGCGACCTGATCGAGCTGGCGCGGGACGAGGAGCCGCGGCCGCTGGTGGAGGAGGTGCGCCCGGCGGCGCTGCTGGAGCACGCGGTGGGCACCGCGCGCAGGCACTGGCCGCAGGTCGCCTTCACGCTCCGGATCGACGACGCCGGGGCGGCCGTGACCCTGCCGGGCGTACCGTCCCGCCTGTCGCGGCTGCTCACCAACCTGCTGGACAACGCGGCCAAGTTCAGCCCGCCCGGCGGGGCACCCGTGGAAGTGGAGTTCGCCGGGCGGGAGGTGACGGTACGGGACCACGGCCCGGGCATCGCGGCCGAGGACCTGCCGTACGTCTTCGACCGCTTCTACCGGGCCGAGTCGGCGCGCGCCCTGCCCGGTTCGGGTCTCGGGCTGGCGATGGCCCGTCAGATCGCCCGGGCGCACGGCGCCGAGCTGACCGCCGAGCGGGCGCCGGGCGGTGGCGCGCTGTTCCGGCTGACGCTGCCCGCGTCGCCGAGGCCGGTCACAGGGGGCGGTGCATGA
- a CDS encoding GNAT family N-acetyltransferase — protein MTFTIREAGAGDWPAIWPFFHKIVAAGDTFTFPLDLGEEEGRGWWLLAAPNRTVVAVDDETGAVLGTAKMNRNQAGNGGHVASASYMTDPAHGGRGIGRALVEHTLEWAREAGYRGMQFNAVVETNTHAVRLYERLGFRIVGTVPEAFHHPTAGYVGLHVMHRPL, from the coding sequence ATGACCTTCACCATCAGGGAAGCCGGCGCCGGCGACTGGCCCGCCATCTGGCCCTTCTTCCACAAGATCGTCGCCGCCGGCGACACCTTCACCTTTCCGCTCGACCTGGGGGAGGAGGAGGGCCGCGGCTGGTGGCTGCTGGCCGCCCCGAACCGCACGGTCGTCGCCGTCGACGACGAGACCGGCGCGGTCCTCGGCACCGCCAAGATGAACCGCAACCAGGCCGGCAACGGCGGGCACGTCGCCAGCGCCAGCTACATGACCGACCCCGCGCACGGCGGCCGGGGCATCGGCCGGGCGCTCGTCGAGCACACGCTGGAGTGGGCACGGGAAGCCGGCTACCGGGGCATGCAGTTCAACGCGGTCGTGGAGACCAACACCCACGCGGTCCGGCTGTACGAGCGGCTCGGGTTCCGGATCGTCGGCACGGTCCCGGAGGCCTTCCACCACCCCACCGCCGGGTACGTCGGACTGCACGTCATGCACCGCCCCCTGTGA
- a CDS encoding acyl-CoA mutase large subunit family protein, with protein MDADAIEEGRRRWQARYDAARKRDADFTTLSGDPVEPAYGPRPGDTYDGFERIGWPGEYPFTRGLYPTGYRGRTWTIRQFAGFGNAEQTNERYKMILGNGGGGLSVAFDMPTLMGRDSDDPRSLGEVGHCGVAIDSAADMEILFKDIPLGDVTTSMTISGPAVPVFCMYLVAAERQGVDPGVLNGTLQTDIFKEYIAQKEWLFQPEPHLRLIGDLMEHCARDIPAYKPLSVSGYHIREAGATAAQELAYTLADGFGYVELGLSRGLDVDVFAPGLSFFFDAHVDFFEEIAKFRAARRIWARWMKEVYGAKTDKAQWLRFHTQTAGVSLTAQQPYNNVVRTAVEALAAVLGGTNSLHTNALDETLALPSEQAAEIALRTQQVLMEETGVANVADPLGGSWYVEQLTDRIEADAEKIFDRIKERGLRAHPDGRHPIGPITSGILRGIEDGWFTGEIAESAFRYQQSLEKGDKRVVGVNCHEGSVTGDLEILRVSHEVEREQVKVLGSRKAARDDARVRSSLDAMLAAARDGSNMIGPMLDAVRAEATLGEICDALRDEWGVYTEPPGF; from the coding sequence ATGGACGCTGACGCCATCGAGGAAGGCCGCCGACGCTGGCAGGCCCGTTACGACGCCGCCCGCAAGCGCGACGCCGACTTCACCACGCTCTCCGGCGACCCCGTGGAGCCCGCCTACGGGCCCCGGCCCGGGGACACCTACGACGGCTTCGAGCGGATCGGCTGGCCCGGTGAGTACCCCTTCACCCGCGGCCTGTACCCGACCGGCTACCGCGGCCGCACCTGGACCATCCGCCAGTTCGCCGGCTTCGGCAACGCCGAGCAGACCAACGAGCGCTACAAGATGATCCTCGGCAACGGCGGCGGCGGCCTGTCCGTCGCCTTCGACATGCCGACCCTCATGGGCCGCGACTCCGACGACCCGCGCTCGCTCGGCGAGGTCGGCCACTGCGGCGTCGCCATCGACTCCGCCGCCGACATGGAGATCCTCTTCAAGGACATCCCCCTCGGCGACGTCACCACGTCGATGACGATCAGCGGCCCGGCCGTCCCCGTCTTCTGCATGTACCTCGTCGCCGCCGAACGGCAGGGCGTCGACCCGGGCGTCCTCAACGGCACCCTCCAGACGGACATCTTCAAGGAGTACATCGCCCAGAAGGAGTGGCTCTTCCAGCCCGAGCCGCACCTGCGCCTCATCGGCGACCTGATGGAGCACTGCGCCCGCGACATCCCGGCGTACAAGCCGCTGTCCGTCTCCGGCTACCACATCCGCGAGGCGGGGGCGACGGCCGCGCAGGAGCTGGCGTACACCCTCGCCGACGGCTTCGGGTACGTCGAACTGGGGCTCAGCCGCGGCCTCGACGTCGACGTCTTCGCGCCCGGCCTGTCCTTCTTCTTCGACGCCCACGTCGACTTCTTCGAGGAGATCGCCAAGTTCCGCGCCGCCCGCCGCATCTGGGCGCGCTGGATGAAGGAGGTCTACGGGGCGAAGACGGACAAGGCGCAGTGGCTGCGGTTCCACACCCAGACCGCCGGCGTCTCCCTCACCGCCCAGCAGCCGTACAACAACGTCGTCCGCACCGCCGTGGAGGCCCTCGCGGCCGTCCTCGGCGGCACCAACTCGCTGCACACCAACGCCCTCGACGAGACCCTCGCCCTCCCCAGCGAGCAGGCCGCCGAGATCGCGCTGCGCACCCAGCAGGTGCTGATGGAGGAGACCGGCGTCGCCAACGTCGCCGACCCGCTCGGCGGTTCCTGGTACGTCGAGCAGCTCACCGACCGCATCGAGGCCGACGCCGAGAAGATCTTCGACCGGATCAAGGAGCGGGGCCTGCGCGCCCACCCCGACGGGCGGCACCCCATCGGGCCCATCACCTCCGGCATCCTGCGCGGCATCGAGGACGGCTGGTTCACCGGCGAGATCGCCGAGTCCGCCTTCCGCTACCAGCAGTCCCTGGAGAAGGGCGACAAGCGGGTCGTCGGCGTCAACTGCCACGAGGGCTCCGTCACCGGCGACCTGGAGATCCTGCGGGTCAGCCACGAGGTCGAGCGCGAGCAGGTGAAGGTGCTCGGGTCGCGCAAGGCCGCGCGGGACGACGCACGGGTGCGCTCCTCCCTCGACGCGATGCTCGCCGCGGCGCGCGACGGCTCCAACATGATCGGGCCGATGCTCGACGCCGTACGGGCGGAGGCGACGCTCGGCGAGATCTGCGACGCCCTGCGCGACGAGTGGGGCGTCTACACGGAGCCGCCCGGCTTCTAG
- a CDS encoding DUF3817 domain-containing protein — MKRSVLTRYRVMAYVTAVMLLVLCTCMVFKYGFDTGEDVTFMVSQAHGVLYIIYLIFAFDLGSKARWKFGKLLWILLSGTIPFAAFFVERQVTRDVEPLLAGDAAPAPAKA, encoded by the coding sequence ATGAAGAGGAGCGTGCTGACCCGCTACCGGGTCATGGCCTATGTGACCGCCGTCATGCTGCTCGTGCTCTGCACGTGCATGGTGTTCAAGTACGGGTTCGACACGGGCGAGGACGTGACCTTCATGGTCTCGCAGGCCCACGGCGTCCTCTATATCATCTACCTGATCTTCGCCTTCGACCTGGGTTCCAAGGCCCGGTGGAAGTTCGGAAAGCTCCTGTGGATCCTGCTCTCCGGCACGATCCCCTTCGCCGCCTTCTTCGTGGAACGCCAGGTCACGCGGGACGTCGAGCCGCTGCTCGCCGGTGACGCCGCGCCCGCGCCCGCCAAGGCGTAA
- a CDS encoding MarR family winged helix-turn-helix transcriptional regulator produces MPKPLSLPFDPIARADELWQRRWGPVPSMGAITSIMRAHQILLAEVDAVVKPYGLTFARYEALVLLTFSKEGELPMSKIGERLMVHPTSVTNTVDRLVKSGLVAKRPNPNDGRGTLASITDKGREVVEAATSDLMAMDFGLGVYDAEECGEIFAMLRPLRIAAHDFEEK; encoded by the coding sequence GTGCCGAAACCGCTCAGTCTCCCCTTCGACCCCATCGCCCGTGCCGACGAGCTCTGGCAGCGCCGCTGGGGGCCGGTCCCCTCCATGGGCGCCATCACCTCGATCATGCGCGCACACCAGATCCTGCTCGCGGAGGTCGACGCGGTGGTCAAGCCCTACGGCCTGACCTTCGCCCGGTACGAGGCGCTGGTGCTGCTCACCTTCTCCAAGGAGGGCGAGCTGCCGATGTCCAAGATCGGCGAGCGGCTGATGGTCCACCCCACGTCGGTGACGAACACGGTGGACCGGCTGGTGAAGTCGGGGCTGGTGGCCAAGCGCCCCAACCCCAACGACGGGCGCGGCACCCTCGCCTCCATCACCGACAAGGGCCGCGAGGTCGTCGAGGCGGCCACCTCGGACCTGATGGCGATGGACTTCGGCCTCGGGGTGTACGACGCCGAGGAGTGCGGCGAGATCTTCGCGATGCTGCGGCCGCTGCGGATCGCGGCGCACGACTTCGAGGAGAAATGA
- a CDS encoding glycoside hydrolase family 6 protein, translating to MSGRRSLRVRTTLHLAAASCALALTAAGCAPPGDAGAQGKEGPAHEPVGRAAPAKGSPYWTDPQSPAARQVEEYEAQGRTGDAKLLRRISERPAAQWPAWNGPAPDIRRAVRGAAPGKQKVVLVAYNIPHRDCGMYSKGGAASAEAYRDWIGEFARAIGDAPAVVVLEPDAVPHMVDGCTPAQYHEERYGLLAEAVGRLKRQPHTRVYLDAGNPAWIKDPGKLVEPLRRAGLTEADGFALNVSNFQTTTSVTAFGAQLSALLGGAHFIVDTSRNGAGPLAGDGEEAWCNPPGRALGTPPTEDTGDERVDAYLWIKRPGESDGTCRGGPAAGTWWPEYALGLARRAKA from the coding sequence ATGTCCGGCCGCAGATCGCTCCGCGTACGCACCACCCTTCACCTGGCGGCCGCCTCCTGCGCCCTGGCGCTGACCGCCGCCGGCTGCGCGCCCCCCGGCGACGCCGGCGCCCAGGGCAAGGAGGGGCCCGCCCACGAGCCCGTCGGCCGCGCGGCACCCGCCAAGGGCTCGCCCTACTGGACCGACCCGCAGAGCCCCGCCGCCCGCCAGGTCGAGGAGTACGAGGCCCAGGGCCGGACCGGGGACGCCAAGCTGCTGCGGCGGATCTCCGAACGGCCCGCCGCGCAGTGGCCCGCCTGGAACGGTCCGGCGCCCGACATCCGGCGGGCCGTACGCGGGGCGGCGCCCGGCAAGCAGAAGGTCGTCCTCGTCGCGTACAACATCCCCCACCGCGACTGCGGCATGTACTCCAAGGGCGGGGCGGCGAGCGCCGAGGCCTACCGGGACTGGATCGGCGAGTTCGCCCGGGCCATCGGCGACGCGCCCGCCGTCGTCGTACTGGAGCCGGACGCCGTGCCGCACATGGTGGACGGCTGCACGCCCGCGCAGTACCACGAGGAGCGCTACGGGCTGCTCGCCGAGGCGGTCGGCCGCCTGAAGCGCCAGCCGCACACCCGCGTGTACCTGGACGCCGGCAACCCCGCCTGGATCAAGGACCCGGGCAAGCTGGTGGAGCCGCTGCGGCGGGCCGGCCTCACCGAGGCGGACGGCTTCGCGCTGAACGTGTCGAACTTCCAGACCACCACGTCGGTCACCGCCTTCGGGGCCCAGCTGTCCGCGCTGCTCGGCGGCGCCCACTTCATCGTCGACACCAGCCGCAACGGCGCCGGCCCGCTCGCCGGGGACGGCGAGGAGGCGTGGTGCAACCCGCCCGGCCGGGCGCTCGGCACACCCCCGACCGAGGACACCGGTGACGAGCGGGTCGACGCCTACCTGTGGATCAAGCGGCCGGGCGAGTCCGACGGCACCTGCCGGGGCGGCCCGGCGGCCGGGACCTGGTGGCCGGAGTACGCCCTGGGCCTGGCGCGCCGCGCCAAGGCCTGA
- a CDS encoding kelch motif-containing protein, whose translation MAYRPSKKLKKTLLGGGAVLLLAGLNAPAALSFAQEKYHAYKISQPGYKAKYGSWQQLDVPGDFRLNAIHAALLRTGKVLLIAGSGNNQKKFDAGTFETVLWDPVKNTYKRIPTPEDFFCAGHSQLPDGRLLVAGGTARYEVLDGAVKRAGGGMRVKNESPDRAVTLKKGTVFRSPTGVEYVSKFDVTVPKAKRDFKISYFTSGQMKPWETKVTAAEARVFVEARKEGPKALTTEAAQYKVLGLKGKDANNVYGIAQKLTTEKQDFQGIKAAYEFDPKAEKYVPVAPMKDARWYPTLVTLQDGKVLAVSGLNDVGDVVPGDNEIYDPRTKKWTKGPFRYFPTYPALFLTQGGKLLYTGSNAGYGPAEKGRVPGLWDLKKNTFQEIGNITDPDQLETSASLLLAPAQDQKLMVLGGGGVGESPLATGRTALIDLKAPRPAFRNGPSLPQGTRYLSSVLLPDDTVFTTGGSEKYRGRSGSDILKAQFYLPASNSFREAAEPTVGRNYHSEALLLPDGRVATFGSDPLFDDKDNTKLGTFEQRVEIFTPPYLHGGGAEARPVLGTGPDRLDRDGRATFRTKDASRITKARLMRPSAVTHTTDVEQRSVELGLTKGKGTVTVRAPLDRTLVPPGWYMLFVVDDAGRPSVAKWVQVA comes from the coding sequence ATGGCCTACCGGCCGTCGAAAAAACTGAAGAAGACCCTGCTGGGAGGCGGGGCGGTCCTGCTGCTCGCCGGTCTGAACGCACCGGCCGCGCTCTCCTTCGCCCAGGAGAAGTACCACGCGTACAAGATCTCCCAGCCCGGCTACAAGGCGAAGTACGGCTCCTGGCAGCAGCTCGACGTGCCCGGCGACTTCCGGCTCAACGCCATCCACGCCGCCCTCCTCCGCACCGGCAAGGTGCTGCTCATCGCGGGCTCCGGGAACAACCAGAAGAAGTTCGACGCGGGCACTTTCGAGACCGTCCTGTGGGACCCGGTCAAGAACACCTACAAGAGGATCCCGACCCCGGAGGACTTCTTCTGCGCGGGCCACAGCCAGCTGCCCGACGGCCGGCTGCTGGTGGCCGGCGGCACCGCCCGCTACGAGGTCCTCGACGGCGCGGTGAAGCGCGCCGGCGGCGGCATGCGCGTCAAGAACGAGAGCCCGGACCGGGCCGTCACCCTCAAGAAGGGCACCGTCTTCCGCTCGCCCACCGGCGTCGAGTACGTCTCCAAGTTCGACGTGACCGTGCCGAAGGCGAAGCGCGACTTCAAGATCTCGTACTTCACCAGCGGCCAGATGAAGCCCTGGGAGACCAAGGTCACCGCCGCCGAGGCGCGGGTCTTCGTCGAGGCCCGCAAGGAGGGCCCCAAGGCGCTGACCACCGAGGCCGCCCAGTACAAGGTCCTCGGCCTCAAGGGCAAGGACGCGAACAACGTCTACGGCATCGCCCAGAAGCTCACCACCGAGAAGCAGGACTTCCAGGGCATCAAGGCGGCGTACGAGTTCGACCCCAAGGCCGAGAAGTACGTCCCCGTCGCGCCCATGAAGGACGCCCGCTGGTACCCCACCCTGGTGACGCTCCAGGACGGCAAGGTACTCGCCGTCTCCGGCCTCAACGACGTCGGCGACGTCGTACCGGGCGACAACGAGATCTACGACCCCAGGACGAAGAAGTGGACCAAGGGGCCCTTCCGCTACTTCCCGACCTACCCCGCGCTCTTCCTCACCCAGGGCGGCAAGCTCCTCTACACCGGCTCCAACGCCGGTTACGGGCCCGCCGAGAAGGGCCGCGTGCCCGGCCTGTGGGACCTGAAGAAGAACACCTTCCAGGAGATCGGGAACATCACCGACCCCGACCAGCTGGAGACCTCCGCCTCCCTGCTGCTGGCGCCCGCCCAGGACCAGAAGCTGATGGTGCTCGGCGGCGGCGGGGTGGGCGAGTCGCCCCTGGCCACCGGCCGCACCGCGCTCATCGACCTCAAGGCGCCCCGGCCCGCGTTCCGCAACGGCCCCTCCCTGCCCCAGGGCACCCGCTACCTCAGCAGCGTGCTCCTCCCCGACGACACCGTCTTCACCACCGGCGGGTCCGAGAAGTACCGGGGCCGCAGCGGCAGCGACATCCTCAAGGCGCAGTTCTACCTCCCGGCGAGCAACTCCTTCCGGGAGGCCGCCGAGCCGACCGTCGGCCGCAACTACCACTCCGAGGCGCTGCTGCTGCCGGACGGGCGGGTGGCGACCTTCGGCTCCGACCCGCTCTTCGACGACAAGGACAACACCAAGCTGGGGACCTTCGAGCAGCGCGTGGAGATCTTCACCCCGCCGTACCTGCACGGTGGCGGCGCCGAGGCCCGGCCGGTGCTCGGCACGGGCCCCGACAGGCTCGACCGCGACGGCCGGGCCACCTTCCGCACCAAGGACGCCTCCCGCATCACCAAGGCGCGGCTGATGCGGCCCAGTGCGGTCACGCACACGACGGACGTGGAACAGCGCTCGGTCGAGCTGGGCCTGACCAAGGGGAAGGGCACGGTGACGGTGCGGGCGCCGCTGGACAGGACCCTCGTCCCGCCCGGTTGGTACATGCTGTTCGTCGTGGACGACGCCGGCCGGCCGTCGGTGGCGAAGTGGGTCCAGGTGGCGTGA